A stretch of the Sulfuricurvum sp. genome encodes the following:
- a CDS encoding efflux RND transporter periplasmic adaptor subunit, whose protein sequence is MKKSLLILLSATALMAQITMNEVQMKKMGIAVEQVRMIKSEAMGPFIGTFDYSDKGARSYTLSGEATVAELMKQTGDTVKKGEVICTIASSELLSSSYELNDLRNRLKLAQEYVKKDDALYKDGVISLRESQKSSIEVLSLKSKVTEIENRFIFSGADIKPKNGMMFTIRARQSGILAHAPLKSGEKIEPFVPYLKIASANALSAFIKIPPKMIGSIHKGTLVMDKTGVEAGKITAVSSAVDDMSNSGTAIAVLSTNNNNRAGTSGEFYITSMQTDKWILIPRSSVTKYKKNDICFIQTATGFKPQTIQIQKIYKDYVAVKPEGLNVTSKVASDGIITLKGSLSGLGFE, encoded by the coding sequence ATGAAAAAAAGTTTATTAATTCTGTTAAGCGCTACGGCGTTAATGGCACAAATCACAATGAACGAAGTACAGATGAAAAAAATGGGCATCGCAGTAGAACAGGTACGAATGATCAAGTCTGAAGCCATGGGCCCGTTTATTGGAACATTTGATTACAGCGACAAGGGTGCAAGAAGTTATACGCTAAGTGGTGAAGCTACAGTAGCAGAGCTGATGAAACAAACTGGTGATACCGTCAAAAAAGGGGAAGTCATTTGTACCATTGCCTCTTCAGAATTGCTCTCAAGCAGCTATGAACTCAATGATCTTCGAAATCGCCTTAAATTGGCTCAAGAGTATGTAAAAAAAGATGATGCTCTGTACAAGGACGGAGTGATATCTTTGCGTGAATCGCAAAAAAGCAGCATTGAAGTTTTGAGTCTGAAGTCCAAAGTAACCGAGATAGAAAACCGATTTATTTTCTCAGGTGCAGATATTAAACCGAAAAACGGGATGATGTTTACCATCAGAGCCCGTCAAAGCGGAATATTGGCTCATGCTCCTCTCAAATCCGGAGAAAAGATTGAACCGTTTGTCCCTTATCTGAAAATTGCCAGTGCAAATGCACTCAGTGCATTTATCAAAATCCCTCCAAAAATGATTGGAAGTATTCATAAAGGTACGTTGGTGATGGATAAAACAGGTGTAGAAGCCGGAAAAATTACAGCAGTATCGTCGGCTGTTGATGATATGAGCAATTCAGGAACTGCCATTGCTGTACTAAGTACAAATAATAATAACCGTGCAGGGACTTCGGGTGAATTTTATATTACTTCAATGCAAACCGATAAATGGATATTGATTCCACGCTCTTCGGTCACAAAATACAAAAAAAATGATATCTGCTTTATACAAACGGCAACGGGATTTAAACCTCAAACCATTCAGATTCAAAAGATTTATAAAGATTATGTAGCGGTTAAACCTGAGGGACTGAACGTGACATCAAAAGTTGCGAGTGATGGGATAATTACCCTAAAAGGTTCTTTGAGCGGATTGGGATTTGAATAA
- a CDS encoding TolC family protein has translation MKMSWGYSVILIPFLGYAISFNDLSEQAYTASGELIQSHGHLNAIGFEKASALAGEALSIETSGRKIHANTPADSGQQYGMMVDYTMKMPSLKSAQAYEFELQKKGTESEMSIQKGLIQVALKRFWLMYQLEQERNAVMSQKRDFSYKAYQIGEKKFKGGRLSQMELLRLESEYKNTLQEVALVMMEAEHAQHYLKESVMSQENVIVDDMNFEFIKTATLEERINNAPLLKSLNVRIEAIDAQISTLRHSTIESVSLGVGMTQEPTQNSLDFRLTVPLTLSSKNENKIAALMSERSALAHSQEVNKQKLHISVRGLVEHLQEREERIKVLSENEKSYETLFTIAQKGYEGGVIGQFEYLASKNAYYDARLRTLQVKQNYIEEMSAIEEKIGGIW, from the coding sequence ATGAAAATGTCATGGGGATATAGTGTTATTTTAATACCGTTTTTAGGGTATGCAATAAGTTTTAATGACCTTTCAGAACAAGCTTATACAGCTTCTGGAGAACTCATCCAATCTCACGGACATTTAAATGCGATCGGTTTTGAAAAGGCTTCCGCTTTAGCAGGGGAAGCTTTGAGTATCGAAACATCCGGGCGAAAAATACATGCGAATACACCTGCTGACAGTGGTCAGCAGTATGGGATGATGGTTGATTATACGATGAAAATGCCATCCCTTAAATCAGCACAAGCGTATGAATTTGAACTCCAAAAAAAAGGGACCGAATCTGAGATGTCGATTCAAAAAGGGCTGATACAAGTAGCATTGAAACGTTTTTGGTTGATGTATCAACTCGAACAGGAAAGAAATGCGGTTATGTCGCAAAAACGTGATTTTTCTTATAAAGCTTACCAAATAGGAGAAAAGAAGTTCAAAGGAGGGCGATTGTCGCAGATGGAACTTTTGCGTTTGGAAAGCGAATACAAAAATACACTTCAAGAAGTAGCATTGGTAATGATGGAAGCTGAACATGCACAGCACTATCTAAAAGAATCGGTTATGTCGCAGGAAAATGTTATCGTCGATGATATGAATTTTGAATTTATTAAAACAGCTACATTGGAGGAACGCATTAACAATGCACCGTTGTTGAAATCATTGAATGTTCGGATTGAAGCGATAGATGCCCAGATTTCCACGTTGCGCCACTCTACAATCGAATCCGTCTCACTTGGGGTTGGGATGACACAAGAACCTACACAAAACAGTCTAGATTTTCGTCTTACCGTTCCACTGACACTCAGCAGTAAAAATGAGAATAAAATTGCCGCATTGATGAGTGAACGAAGTGCTTTAGCCCATTCGCAAGAAGTAAACAAACAAAAACTTCACATCAGTGTTCGTGGATTGGTGGAACATTTACAAGAACGTGAAGAAAGAATTAAAGTTTTGAGCGAAAATGAAAAGAGTTATGAAACTCTCTTTACAATAGCGCAAAAAGGGTATGAAGGGGGCGTAATAGGCCAATTTGAATATCTCGCTTCCAAAAACGCTTACTATGATGCACGCTTACGCACGCTTCAAGTCAAACAAAACTACATTGAAGAAATGTCTGCAATCGAAGAAAAAATTGGGGGGATCTGGTAA
- a CDS encoding PepSY domain-containing protein has translation MKRIIFIYLTCLSLSLYGTMGSSVTIPTQEHMKYAFGNHRNHLVKSMKEHQYYKSMAPMNEEDIRKHLSNEGYGVRSIKLRDIASELVYQVYATDVTAKDIKLYVDPANGLILKMEPIQ, from the coding sequence GTGAAACGTATTATTTTTATCTATTTGACATGTCTTTCCTTATCTCTTTATGGAACAATGGGTTCATCGGTCACTATTCCGACACAAGAACATATGAAATATGCTTTTGGAAATCACAGAAACCATTTAGTTAAAAGCATGAAAGAACACCAGTATTATAAATCAATGGCACCTATGAATGAAGAGGATATCCGCAAGCATCTTTCAAATGAAGGCTATGGTGTCCGCAGTATCAAACTTCGAGACATTGCTTCTGAATTGGTGTATCAAGTCTACGCTACGGATGTCACTGCAAAAGATATCAAACTTTATGTGGATCCTGCTAACGGATTGATTTTAAAAATGGAACCAATACAATGA
- a CDS encoding phosphatidylserine decarboxylase, whose translation MQQHFTSTLSQAFGKFASKKHSSAFQKFINKTYVSMMGLDMSDFKSTESYETLNALFTRHLNEPRRFDRNPNAMISPCDSLITEAGRIEQTRALQIKGMSYDVNGFLGEHISQSNKDRLINGDYINFYLSPRDYHRYHIPLDMQVTKAIHIAGKLYPVNIPTLKRKVDLFIENERVVLECISTNGKLFYLVLVGALNVGKMVVSFEPLINTNSSSMGGVYEYENLHLSKGDDFGCFMMGSTIILLAESGMLTSHVTVGESVRFGETIATLCEES comes from the coding sequence GTGCAACAACATTTTACATCAACACTATCTCAAGCCTTTGGAAAGTTTGCCTCCAAAAAACACTCTTCCGCATTTCAAAAATTTATTAACAAAACATACGTCTCCATGATGGGGCTGGATATGTCTGATTTTAAATCAACGGAGAGTTATGAGACGTTAAATGCCCTTTTTACGCGTCATTTAAATGAGCCACGTCGATTTGATCGAAACCCTAATGCGATGATTAGCCCGTGTGATTCATTAATTACAGAAGCAGGACGGATTGAGCAAACACGTGCATTGCAAATCAAAGGGATGAGTTATGATGTTAATGGTTTTTTAGGGGAGCATATCTCGCAAAGCAATAAAGATCGCCTAATCAATGGTGATTATATCAATTTTTATCTTTCACCGCGTGATTATCATCGTTATCATATTCCCCTCGATATGCAAGTGACTAAAGCAATCCATATAGCGGGTAAACTCTATCCCGTAAACATTCCGACACTCAAACGTAAAGTTGATCTATTTATCGAAAATGAGCGGGTTGTTTTGGAGTGTATTAGCACTAACGGTAAATTATTTTATCTTGTATTGGTCGGGGCATTAAATGTTGGTAAGATGGTTGTGAGTTTTGAACCTCTCATTAATACCAATAGTAGTTCTATGGGGGGAGTTTACGAGTATGAAAACCTGCATCTCTCAAAAGGGGATGATTTTGGATGTTTTATGATGGGGTCAACTATTATTTTATTGGCCGAATCGGGGATGCTAACCTCTCATGTTACAGTAGGGGAGAGTGTACGATTCGGTGAAACGATTGCTACACTTTGTGAAGAATCGTAA
- the truD gene encoding tRNA pseudouridine(13) synthase TruD translates to MERQYYLPHSPIEFHFRQSARDFVVDEIPLYPFSGEGEHLVLHVRKKNLSTWQMVDIFSNHLGIKSRDIGYAGLKDKNAQTKQYISVPKKFEPLLENFEHEGIKILEKQYHNNKIRIGHLKGNRFFIRLKKVNPTSAFKIQEALKAIKKNGMPNYFGFQRFGLDGENYKKGEAILAGTLKEKNRKLHQFYINSYQSYLFNSWLGKRIQISKLLEEFTPKELSSIVNLPEEELVSMKAQKHPLKLIHGDVMMHYPYGKLFHYESEEEVARFEKHDISISGLLSGKRATRAQGLAQSIESEFDTITSGIDGARRYGWIYPEEVEGEYKENEAWFELHFTLPKGCYATVLIEEIAKREIQTDEHQE, encoded by the coding sequence ATGGAACGTCAATATTATTTACCACATAGCCCGATAGAGTTTCATTTTCGTCAATCTGCACGTGATTTTGTCGTTGATGAGATACCCCTTTACCCTTTTAGCGGTGAGGGTGAGCATTTGGTGCTCCATGTTCGCAAAAAAAATCTCTCAACTTGGCAAATGGTTGATATTTTCAGTAATCATTTAGGGATTAAAAGCCGTGATATCGGTTATGCTGGTCTTAAAGATAAAAATGCTCAAACCAAACAGTACATTTCAGTTCCTAAAAAGTTTGAACCGCTCTTGGAAAATTTCGAACACGAAGGGATTAAAATCCTTGAAAAACAATACCACAACAATAAAATTCGGATCGGTCACCTTAAAGGAAATAGATTCTTTATACGTTTAAAAAAGGTAAATCCGACATCAGCTTTTAAAATCCAAGAGGCACTCAAGGCGATTAAAAAAAATGGTATGCCCAACTATTTTGGATTTCAACGTTTCGGGTTGGATGGTGAAAACTATAAAAAGGGGGAGGCTATTTTAGCAGGAACCCTCAAAGAAAAAAATAGAAAGCTTCATCAGTTTTATATTAATTCATATCAAAGCTATCTTTTTAATTCATGGCTTGGAAAACGGATACAAATTTCGAAACTACTCGAAGAGTTTACCCCGAAAGAGCTTTCATCGATTGTTAATCTTCCTGAGGAAGAGCTAGTATCTATGAAAGCTCAAAAACACCCGCTGAAGCTTATTCACGGTGATGTCATGATGCATTATCCTTATGGAAAATTGTTTCATTATGAGAGTGAGGAAGAGGTGGCTCGTTTCGAGAAGCATGATATTTCGATAAGTGGATTATTAAGCGGTAAACGTGCTACGAGAGCACAAGGACTGGCTCAAAGTATTGAATCAGAGTTTGATACTATCACAAGCGGAATCGATGGTGCACGACGTTATGGCTGGATTTATCCCGAAGAGGTTGAGGGGGAGTACAAAGAGAATGAAGCGTGGTTTGAGCTCCATTTTACCCTTCCAAAAGGGTGTTATGCCACCGTATTGATCGAAGAGATCGCTAAACGTGAAATTCAAACCGATGAACATCAGGAGTAA
- a CDS encoding thiamine-phosphate kinase codes for MNKENHFIHLMSKNHSHIGDDGAYIAPWIYSKDIFFENVHFKRKWLSLYQIGYKAMIVNISDAIAMYGSPKYALVGIAIPKTISLSDMGELARGLRDGADKFNIEIVGGDTISNTKLDISITIISHSEQPLLRKGMKKGDLIANTGKLGESLRHLRYLSAGGRVHSQSRFVAPVLRQKFIQKTRRYLRCGMDISDGLFSDMEKLCSINRLSIHWEKNICKSVGCSGEEYEMLIAFSPKYKKTIEKLSKVTRTPLRIVGTAKGGKFINRCKSHHF; via the coding sequence GTGAATAAAGAGAACCATTTTATCCATTTGATGAGTAAAAACCATTCGCATATTGGTGATGATGGTGCATACATCGCTCCATGGATTTACAGTAAGGACATTTTTTTTGAAAATGTTCACTTTAAACGTAAATGGTTGTCACTTTACCAAATCGGCTATAAAGCGATGATTGTTAATATCTCTGATGCAATTGCGATGTATGGTTCTCCAAAATACGCCTTAGTCGGTATCGCAATCCCTAAAACAATCTCTCTTAGCGATATGGGTGAATTGGCTCGTGGATTGCGTGACGGTGCTGATAAGTTTAATATTGAGATTGTCGGTGGGGATACTATTAGCAACACTAAGCTAGATATTTCGATTACGATCATTTCACACAGTGAACAACCACTATTGCGAAAAGGGATGAAAAAAGGGGACTTAATCGCCAACACAGGGAAATTAGGTGAGTCACTTCGACATTTACGCTATTTGAGTGCAGGGGGAAGAGTCCATTCGCAAAGCCGTTTTGTTGCACCTGTATTGCGTCAAAAATTTATACAAAAAACGCGTCGATATCTTCGATGTGGGATGGATATTTCGGATGGTTTGTTTAGTGATATGGAAAAACTGTGTTCAATAAATCGTTTGAGTATCCATTGGGAGAAAAATATTTGTAAATCGGTTGGATGCAGTGGAGAGGAGTATGAGATGTTGATAGCTTTTTCTCCAAAATACAAAAAAACTATCGAAAAACTATCAAAAGTAACTCGAACACCATTGCGTATAGTAGGAACCGCTAAGGGCGGAAAATTTATCAATCGCTGCAAATCGCACCATTTTTAG